A stretch of the Streptomyces sp. NBC_00078 genome encodes the following:
- a CDS encoding CBS domain-containing protein: protein MTTAGDIMHRGAQWIPANETLDRAAQLMRELNVGALPISDQNERLCGILTDRDIVVGCVAMGHDPAKVTAGEMAHGTPRWIDASADVGDVLREMQDHQIRRLPVIENKRLVGMISEADLAQHLTEDQIADFAHRVYARGTSR from the coding sequence ATGACCACCGCCGGAGACATCATGCACCGTGGCGCCCAGTGGATCCCCGCGAACGAGACGCTGGACCGCGCGGCCCAGCTGATGCGCGAGCTGAACGTCGGAGCCCTGCCCATCAGCGACCAGAACGAGCGGCTCTGCGGCATCCTCACCGACCGCGACATCGTCGTCGGCTGTGTGGCCATGGGCCACGACCCGGCCAAGGTCACCGCGGGCGAGATGGCTCACGGCACCCCGCGCTGGATCGACGCGAGTGCCGACGTCGGCGACGTACTCCGGGAGATGCAGGACCACCAGATCCGCCGGCTCCCCGTCATCGAGAACAAGCGGCTGGTCGGGATGATCAGCGAGGCCGACCTGGCCCAGCATCTGACGGAGGACCAGATCGCCGACTTCGCCCACAGGGTGTACGCGAGGGGAACGAGCCGCTGA
- a CDS encoding PPOX class F420-dependent oxidoreductase: protein MPTASSDPVLFADSVRALLDGRNFASVATLGPDGAPQNSVVWIKRDGDTVLFSSTDGRQKVRNLRRDPRISLSVFDLADPYTSVEIRGTAEILADEGKRLPYELSHKYLGIDPHAEKDDEVRVIIRIVPRRIVGFSA, encoded by the coding sequence ATGCCGACCGCATCGAGTGATCCCGTCCTCTTCGCCGACTCCGTCCGCGCCCTTCTCGACGGCAGGAACTTCGCCAGCGTTGCCACCCTCGGCCCCGACGGCGCCCCGCAGAACTCGGTGGTCTGGATCAAGCGCGACGGCGACACCGTGCTCTTCTCCTCCACCGACGGACGCCAGAAGGTGCGCAACCTCCGCCGTGACCCCCGCATCAGCCTCTCGGTCTTCGACCTCGCCGACCCTTACACCTCGGTCGAGATCCGCGGCACCGCCGAGATCCTCGCTGACGAGGGCAAGCGGCTCCCCTACGAGCTCTCGCACAAATACCTCGGCATCGACCCGCACGCCGAGAAGGACGACGAGGTCCGCGTGATCATCCGCATCGTCCCCCGGCGGATCGTCGGTTTCTCGGCCTGA